The following DNA comes from Chryseobacterium gallinarum.
CGATATATTTATCAAATAACGACCGGAGAGAATCACTTTCGCTACGCTTACTTGATCTAAAAAGCATTGTCATCATTGTTCCATACATTTGTGCTTTTAACAAATCTTTAATATTTGAAGGTACAGTTTTATCTCTGCTTAGCATCGAGTCAACTACACTTAATTTTTTATCGGTGGTTTCATATTTGTAGGTTATACTCTGTTTAGCATAGTCTGGGTCTTTCGCATAAATTTCAAGACATTTGCCCATAGCCTTCTTGAACAAGTTTAGTTTCTCGCTTCCCTTTCCACTAACGTTAACTTTCCCAATTCCCCATCCGAAAAAACCCACTTCTTTTATCGAAGGAACATCAAAAGTCAGGTCATCATTTGGTTCAACCAAAACAGCGTAATCGCCTGGCATGGTGACGTATTTGTTATTAATAAGCAAGTAAATGTAACTTGTATGTTTGATATCAAAGGTAAATTGGCATTTTCCGTCCTTAATTACAGCGGTGTCCCTGTAATATTTTGAATCTAAATTAAGCATAGGGTCTAATATGCCTATTGTTGCTCGCAGCTGTGTGGTATCAACCTGCGGAATATTAATAGTTATTTTTGTATTGCCCTGTGCAAAAGTGCAAATGCCGTACAAAAGCGAGATTAAGGTTATTATTATATTTTTCATGTTATTGTTCATTTTGGGTAATCCCGTTAAAATTTATAATAAATTGAGGAATTGGCAGCACATACCGTGGATCTCCTGCAGGTAAGCTATAGGTCTGATCACCGATGGTTCTTGTAAGTGTTTTAGCGTACCGAGGATCACGATTTAATCTTTTTAGGTCTTGCCACCGGAGACATCTGGTCAGCAGCTCTTTTCTTCGTTCACTTAAAATAATGTCTAATGTTTCATTAGCGGTTCCAGCATAATAAGGTACAAATTGTCCTGTCTTAAATCTTTTTTCCAATAATATATTAAGTTGATGTATTGCGCCTTTACTATCCCCAAGTCTGGCTCTAGATTCAGCACCAATTAGTAAAATTTCTGGCGTCGAAGTTCCCGAAAAAAGCGCAGCTCTGTAATGTCCCTTGAAAGAATATCTTCCGTCTGTTTCTTTTTTAAAGAACAGTACTTTTCTCAGATCATTACCATCGTAACTGTTATAGAGATCCTGATTGATCCTACCGACCGTAGCATAGCCAACACTCATCCTGGGGTTCAATGGAATATGCATTTCTTTGCTCTGAATATTTAAAGGACGAGATGCAGCAGGATTTAAAGCATTATAATCTTCAATATAATTATGATACTTATAGCTTGAATCGGCAGCATTTTTTGCATCTCTAAAATTATCCATGTAAAGGTAAGAGCGTGCCAATAAAGCAAACGCTCCACCTTTTGCGATGTGGGTTGCTGATAACTTTTCAATAGGTAGAATTTCCGAAGCAATGAGCAGATCCTGAACAATTCTTTGATAGGTTTCTTCCAAAGTGGACCTAAAAATTGGCTCTTCGATGTCATCAGTTAGCTTAAGTGGAATACCTAAATCACTCGTCGAACTCCTAGCGTCATAATACTTACAAAAGGTCATCGCTAAATTTAGAAATTGCCGTGAACGATGATAGAGTGCTGTACCTTTTATACGATCATACAGCTCTTTATTGTTTTCGTCTCGTACAATCTTATCGAGTCCGGTCAGAACAACATTACAAACCTGAATCTGACTGTAAGCGATATTCCATTCATTCTGATTTGTTGAAAGTTGCTCAAATTCTGTAACGGTCCATGTTGCCAAATTCCGCTGAAAAGGGAATGGTAAAGCATTAAACTGTGCTAATGTATAATCTGCTTCATCGGAACCGTTTTCCGTCGAACCACGGCCATCCTGTTCAAATGCTGAGGTGTTTAACAACAGGTCAAAATCGTTCAATGTTGTGGGAACAATAAGTTTGATGTCCTGTTTTTCTTCAAGCCATTCCTTGGAACAGGAAGTAAGAATAATAAGAATAACACATGAATAAATAGTAAATATCTTTTTCATAATTTTAATTCTTATAGTGTGCAATTAAGTCCAAAAGAAAAACTCCGTATAGGCTTCGAATTTGGATAATCCGGATCTATATAATCAACCTTAGTTGATTTCCACAAAATACCTAGGTTGTTTGCCAAAAGAAAGAGTTTTAAGCTTTTTACGCCAACGTTTCTTAATTGACGTGCGGTAAAATCGTAGGAAATTACAAGATCTTGCAATCGGATATGATCACCTTTTTCGACTAATGTCTCCGAATATCTATAGTATTGGTCAGCGAGACTATTTGCCGGATACAACATTGCAGGAACATTTGTGAATGATTCATCTCCAGGCTTTTGCCATCTGTGATAATAATCCCCATGACCATAATAATTGCTATAGAGTCCAGAGTAAGAGACACTATTCCTTCTAAAATAATAGCCCAATCGATAGGTTATATTAAAAGAAAGCTCAACTCTTTTATAATTGAACGTATTTCTTAATGCGCCAAAGTGAGTGGGTAACGCATTCCCATGATAAACAAGATTATTCTCAGGGTCCTGACTTAAATATTGCTTTATTAAAGTATATTCGGCAGAAGGCTGGTTTTCAAGATACCCTTTTGCCTGACCAGTTTCCGGATCTAACCCCGCCCAGGGGTATGAGTAAATTCCAAACAGTGGTCTACCAACAACTGGTGAATAGGCAGATGCATTTCGGTAAATGCTGTTATCGGTAATAAAATTATCAATGGTAGTTGACCTTTGGTATTTCATTACTTTATCCTTGGCTAAAGAAAATAGCGCAACAGTTTTCCAAGTAAAATCTTTATACTGTAAATTCGTAGAATTGATTTCTATATCTACACCTTTCCCTTTCATATCTGCAAGATTACCCCTAAAGGAGATAAATCCGGTTGTCGGATCTAATGGTCCATTACCGATGAGATCAGTACCTTTCCTGTTGAAATATTCTACGCTGCCAGATATGCGATTGTTTTTTGTTGCAAAGTCCACTCCCATATTCCACATTCTGTTCTTTTCCCACCTTAGATTTCTATTGGGAGGATTAAGTAAATAGGCTGCTGGCATCTGATTGATGCTATTGCTAGAAAGTTTAGCAGTTGTGTACGCCGTAATACTTCGATCCAGATTACCACTATAGCCGAAGGTAGATCTTAGGCTCAAAGAAGATAGCCAGTCCAAATGAAAAAATTTCTCTTTATCAACATTCCACTTTCCACCGACCGACCAAAGAGGAACGGATTTTTGGTTTGTATTTACACCAAATAAATTTGACTGGTCAATACGTGCGCTAGCCGACAGGATGTAACGAAGGTCGTAATTGTATGCTCCGTTAACGTAATATGACCGCATTCGGTCCAGCGTTTCGGTGTAGTCATTACCAGTAGCAATAGAAGCCTGACCACCATTTCCATATAGAGAAAATTGAGTTAGATAATCTACCATAGTACTTGAACCGACGTTTGGATCGAAACCATACATTCTGCTTGAATTTCCTGTAATTTTTGCCTCTCTAACTTCAAATCCAGCAATAGCATTCAATTGATGCTTATTCCATTTCTGATCAAAATTGATTTGAAATCTACCGTTTATTGAATTTAATTGAGAATGACTGTTGTCCAACATACCTCCTAATGGTATATTTCTCTGTACTGCACCATTATCAATAGACGTATATAGATTGATCAGATTTCGCATAAAATAACTTTGCTGGTCATAGTAATTCCGTCCATTTCCAATTTGGTTCTCATATTGCAATCTTGCCTCCGCAGATAAAGAAGGAAAGATTGAATATTTGATAGCAGTATTTAAGCGAATCTCAGATTGTTTTGATTTGTTATCCTGATAGTTCAGTTCATCCAGCGGAACAAAATCCCAGTTTAACAATCCTTCCGAAAGTGCTTTTTGCTTCAGCACGGTACTATATTCTTTGATAACAACTGCAGGATCTCCAGTGTTATCAACAAGTCGTGCATACGGATACATCAACTGCTGTCCCATATTGCTAAGCATGGAAACCACGTTAGATATAGATTGAGAATTTTGGTTGTAGGAAAGTGCAGCTGAAAGCTCCAATTTTTCATTAGGGCGAAAGACCTGATTGCTGTTTAAACTTACCCGACTAAAACCGCTCTCCTTTTCTGAATTTTGGTTTTTGTCGTAACCTGCTGAAAAATAATAGGTATATTTATTTGTGCCACCGTTAAGATTTATGGCGTACTGCTGCTTTAGAGCTGGTCTGTAAAGATATTTGCTCATATCATCCCGCAGATTGTATTGCCTCAACGCGTCAATCCGGTTTGTAGCCTGTTGTTCTGTTAGCTTTCCGTTTCTTTGGTCATTTAAAATACTGACCACTGGCGAGTATGGGTTATTGGATGCTGTATTTCCGATCACGTCGTCATAAAATCCCTTTTCAAACAGCATTTTCTCAATATCAATGAAGTCCGTGGGTTTGATCTGGGGAATATAGTTCAGATCGGGCTTCTGCCCGATAGTAACATTGGCAGTAAACCCAATGTTTATGGGCTGGTCTGCTCGTCCTTTTTTCGTTTTTATGACGATCACACCATTGCCGGCACGTACTCCCCAGATGGAAGCTGCAGCAGCATCTTTCAGAATGTCAATATCCTCTATGTCGTTGGGATTAATATTGTTGATGTCTCCTTCATACGGAAAATTGTCGACAACGATAAGTGGCTGGTCGTTTCCGAAGATTGTAGCCTGTCCTCTGATCGTTAATTTCGGAGAACCTGAACGCTCATCAAATAATATCGAAGGAGCGATACCTTTCAATCTGCTGATCACATCGGTGGATACCTGCCTATTGAATGTCGCATTGTCCACTTTGGAAAAAGACCCCGTGGCCCTCTCCCTTGGGATCGACTGATAACCACTGGCAACGACAGAAACCTCTTCGATTCTGTTGGAATTTGTTGTCAGTACAATCCTATCCGCATCCTTTGCGGCTACCTCAGTTTGACTAAAGCCTAAGTAAGAAATTTGCAATTCAGATTGAGCATATTCGTCGGGAAGCTCAAAAGATCCTGAATTGTCCGAAGTTGTGATAAAATTGGTGCCTTTAACTTGGATCGTAGCACCAGCGAGGGGCTGCCCTTTTTCGTCAAAAACTCTGCCCCTGACTGGATCTGTTTTTTCGGGGTTCGCTGGTGCTGCCTTTTTGGGCTGTTTTTTTTCTTTGAGTATGATTGTACCGTCTATGATTTCATAGATGATGTCCTGTCCGGACAGAAGCTGCTGCAAGGCTTTTTCAAACGGCACATTATTGAATTCAGCGGTCACGGGCTTTTTATCCCGAAGGAGCCTATCATTATACGCAAAGTCATAATTCGTCTGTTTCTTGATGCTCTCGATAGCTTTGGACAAAGGTGCCTTCTTCAGGGACAGGTTAATGGACTGTGCACTGACCTCGTATGGGTAATGCAGTCCCGAGGCCAAAAGAAACAGCAGTAACACTCTTTTGACCTTTTGCCTATTCTTTGGACCGGTGGTGTATAA
Coding sequences within:
- a CDS encoding RagB/SusD family nutrient uptake outer membrane protein, with protein sequence MKKIFTIYSCVILIILTSCSKEWLEEKQDIKLIVPTTLNDFDLLLNTSAFEQDGRGSTENGSDEADYTLAQFNALPFPFQRNLATWTVTEFEQLSTNQNEWNIAYSQIQVCNVVLTGLDKIVRDENNKELYDRIKGTALYHRSRQFLNLAMTFCKYYDARSSTSDLGIPLKLTDDIEEPIFRSTLEETYQRIVQDLLIASEILPIEKLSATHIAKGGAFALLARSYLYMDNFRDAKNAADSSYKYHNYIEDYNALNPAASRPLNIQSKEMHIPLNPRMSVGYATVGRINQDLYNSYDGNDLRKVLFFKKETDGRYSFKGHYRAALFSGTSTPEILLIGAESRARLGDSKGAIHQLNILLEKRFKTGQFVPYYAGTANETLDIILSERRKELLTRCLRWQDLKRLNRDPRYAKTLTRTIGDQTYSLPAGDPRYVLPIPQFIINFNGITQNEQ
- a CDS encoding SusC/RagA family TonB-linked outer membrane protein produces the protein MNNHVFKQRLLYTTGPKNRQKVKRVLLLFLLASGLHYPYEVSAQSINLSLKKAPLSKAIESIKKQTNYDFAYNDRLLRDKKPVTAEFNNVPFEKALQQLLSGQDIIYEIIDGTIILKEKKQPKKAAPANPEKTDPVRGRVFDEKGQPLAGATIQVKGTNFITTSDNSGSFELPDEYAQSELQISYLGFSQTEVAAKDADRIVLTTNSNRIEEVSVVASGYQSIPRERATGSFSKVDNATFNRQVSTDVISRLKGIAPSILFDERSGSPKLTIRGQATIFGNDQPLIVVDNFPYEGDINNINPNDIEDIDILKDAAAASIWGVRAGNGVIVIKTKKGRADQPINIGFTANVTIGQKPDLNYIPQIKPTDFIDIEKMLFEKGFYDDVIGNTASNNPYSPVVSILNDQRNGKLTEQQATNRIDALRQYNLRDDMSKYLYRPALKQQYAINLNGGTNKYTYYFSAGYDKNQNSEKESGFSRVSLNSNQVFRPNEKLELSAALSYNQNSQSISNVVSMLSNMGQQLMYPYARLVDNTGDPAVVIKEYSTVLKQKALSEGLLNWDFVPLDELNYQDNKSKQSEIRLNTAIKYSIFPSLSAEARLQYENQIGNGRNYYDQQSYFMRNLINLYTSIDNGAVQRNIPLGGMLDNSHSQLNSINGRFQINFDQKWNKHQLNAIAGFEVREAKITGNSSRMYGFDPNVGSSTMVDYLTQFSLYGNGGQASIATGNDYTETLDRMRSYYVNGAYNYDLRYILSASARIDQSNLFGVNTNQKSVPLWSVGGKWNVDKEKFFHLDWLSSLSLRSTFGYSGNLDRSITAYTTAKLSSNSINQMPAAYLLNPPNRNLRWEKNRMWNMGVDFATKNNRISGSVEYFNRKGTDLIGNGPLDPTTGFISFRGNLADMKGKGVDIEINSTNLQYKDFTWKTVALFSLAKDKVMKYQRSTTIDNFITDNSIYRNASAYSPVVGRPLFGIYSYPWAGLDPETGQAKGYLENQPSAEYTLIKQYLSQDPENNLVYHGNALPTHFGALRNTFNYKRVELSFNITYRLGYYFRRNSVSYSGLYSNYYGHGDYYHRWQKPGDESFTNVPAMLYPANSLADQYYRYSETLVEKGDHIRLQDLVISYDFTARQLRNVGVKSLKLFLLANNLGILWKSTKVDYIDPDYPNSKPIRSFSFGLNCTL